In Malus sylvestris chromosome 15, drMalSylv7.2, whole genome shotgun sequence, a single genomic region encodes these proteins:
- the LOC126603642 gene encoding uncharacterized protein C6G9.01c-like, with protein MGKKSKSKASREVNDDAVVVEEEKLPSSVKKPIAEVDKTSSAKKRKKPETEKAENSLSSAKKPASEIDEIFAAKKKKKTENGKAKKRKENAIEKPDKPKTKKKDKDIRDGGFGGMSSQPKKRRQDGLTVYTEEELGINNADAGNTPLCPFDCSCCF; from the coding sequence ATGGGaaaaaagagtaaatcaaaAGCTTCCAGAGAGGTGAATGATGATGCAGTTGTTGTAGAAGAGGAAAAGCTGCCATCTTCGGTGAAAAAGCCTATTGCTGAGGTTGATAAAACATCCTCAgccaaaaagaggaagaaacCCGAAACTGAAAAGGCTGAAAACTCTCTGTCTTCTGCAAAGAAGCCGGCTTCTGAGATTGATGAAATATTTGCagcgaaaaagaagaagaaaactgagaatggaaaggctaaaaaacgaaaagaaaacGCGATTGAGAAACCTGATAAGCCGAAGACAAAGAAGAAGGATAAAGATATTAGAGATGGCGGATTTGGGGGCATGTCTTCTCAGCCGAAAAAGAGAAGGCAGGATGGACTCACGGTTTACACAGAAGAGGAGTTGGGAATTAACAATGCAGATGCTGGAAACACTCCGCTCTGTCCGTTTGATTGTTCTTGTTGCTTCTGA